Sequence from the bacterium genome:
TGAAACCGGCGGCGTTACATGCGGTGAAGGCACAGCATCCGCGATCATGACCCGCCTGAAACACAGCTCGGCAGCCGTCATGGGCGACTCGACCCTGAAAGAAGCTTTATCGCGGATGGTCCAGCAGGGGATCAGGAGCGCGCCTGTCGTCGATTCGAAGGGGCTGCTGGAAGGTGAGATCAGGCTGGAGGACATTCTGGAGGCGTGAAGCACATCCAAGATCCAAAATCCAAGATCCAAAATCCAAGATCTGTCTCACACAGAGCCGGTAGAGAGCACGGAGAAAATCTGAGGAAGGCATACAACAAAGGGGTTTGAATCTACAATCGTCATTCCGGGCCTCCAAATAGTCCACTTCCCTATTTTTCCTCCCACTTGAGGGGGGAGGATCGAGGTGGGGGTGAAATGTTTCTGACAAGGAATCTGAAATCACTGCCATGACATCGTCGAAAATAAGACAGAATTTCATTTTCAGCCTGCTGCTGCTGACATTTCTGGTTCTTACCCTGACAGCGGCCCCATGGCGCTGGACCATGTCGTGGCTCTTCCCGTCCCTGGACAAGGTCATCTACGACCTGGTCCCCTTCCCCAGGCTGGTCATGGAACATCTGATCCTGGTGTCCACAGCCGGCGTCATGGCTACCGCGGTCGGACTTGCGGCCGGGATCACCGTTACACGGCCCTGGGGCCGGGATCTTCTCCAGGCAGTCAACGGCATGGCTTCCCTCGGGCAGACCTTCCCCCCGGTAGCTGTCCTTGCCATAGCGGTGCCCGTGGTCGGTTTCGGGTTCAAACCCACAGTGATCGCCCTGTTCCTGTATGGTGTGCTCCCGGTCATCCGCAATACTATCGCCGGTATCCAGGCCGTAGACCCGGACATCCCGGAAGCTGCCGCGGGGATGGGTATGACACCCGCCCAGATCCTCACACGGGTCGAACTCCCCCTCGCCTGGCCCGTGATCCTGACCGGGATAAGGATTTCCACCATCATCGGTATCGGCACAGCCACGCTGGGAGCCACCATCGGAGCCGGGGGGCTGGGAAGACCTATCATCGCCGGTCTCATCGGCGAAAACCCCGCCTATATTCTGGAGGGAGCCGTCCTGGTGGGCCTGTTTGCCGTGATCGTGGACCTGGGGTTGGGGAAGCTGGAAGGTAAATCCAGTCTCTGATATTTGCTCTGACTGGATTTCAGTGCATAAGTGCAGAAAGTGCATGAAGTGCATTTCATCTCATCTGCACTGCATTTATTGCACCGCTTTTCCTGCACCTAGCAGCGTGTCGGAAAACCCCGATACGCTGCTAGATATGTTTGTCGGAAGACGCTTCTTTTTATTAAAGGCGGTTGTAACTATTCGAATTGCTTGGTTTTTTTAAAACATGTCATTTTCCGACAAACTCCAGCTAGGAGTCTGTATGAGGTTCTCCGACAGACTCCTAGTGCACTCGTTGCCGGCTGTGAACTTCAAGCTGGCAGCTGTTCTACCTGTCCGCGTGACACCCCCGGCAGATCATCATGGTGTTGCCCCCTCCAAGTCGGAGCCGTTTGCTGTTATCAGATCCCTTGCTGGCTATTTCGTGCTCCAGGACCCCGGCCTCGTGGGGATCGTGACAGCTGACACAGGTAAAGCTCCCCTGGACGAGAGGGATCCCCAGGGCCTCCAGATCCCACGTCTTGTCAGGGTCGCCGAAGGGGTTGACCGAAAGATAATGACCATTGTCGAGAGCGTCGTGGCAGAAATCGCAGCTGGCCTGGACATTGATATGGACACGATGCGGATCCTCCATCGCTATGCCCTGTTATGTGCCCCTATCGCCCCACAGGAATGTGGCACAATTGCCACACTTGACGACATGTGTCCGTTTTCCCCTTCACGGCACTCACCATCTCAGCGTCCGCAATGCGGGGCTAAAACCTTTCGAGATGGCTCACGCAAAATTTATATTTTATAATTCAAAGTGTTACAGGAACCGTTTCAGGGCGAGAGGCTCTTTGATGCCTTCCGATAAAATATGGGGAATAATCCGGTTTTCTACCTAT
This genomic interval carries:
- a CDS encoding ABC transporter permease, translating into MTSSKIRQNFIFSLLLLTFLVLTLTAAPWRWTMSWLFPSLDKVIYDLVPFPRLVMEHLILVSTAGVMATAVGLAAGITVTRPWGRDLLQAVNGMASLGQTFPPVAVLAIAVPVVGFGFKPTVIALFLYGVLPVIRNTIAGIQAVDPDIPEAAAGMGMTPAQILTRVELPLAWPVILTGIRISTIIGIGTATLGATIGAGGLGRPIIAGLIGENPAYILEGAVLVGLFAVIVDLGLGKLEGKSSL